The genome window TTTAGCCCCTTGACGTAGACTGGTCCACCCTTCTTGCAAGCTGCCCAAATAGAGGAGCAAGGAAGCTTATTGCCTTCAACACATAATCTGTTGGGCGAGAGATATTTTGCCACCAGCATCTTCGCCCAAGGAGCTTCCTGCTCACAAGCTAATCTCCAGCAAAGCTTCGCTAACAAAGCACAGTTCCTATCCCTCATATTATGCAGCCccagccctccaagctctttgGGAAGTGCCACAATCTCCCACCTAACCAGATGCAGCCTCCTTTTTTCCTCAGTTGAACCCCAAATAAAGTCTCTTTGAAGCTTATCAATTTGGTTGCAAACTTTAACAGGTAGCATATGGCATTGCATAAAATATTCTGCCACAGGAGCCGCGGAGGATTTAATAAGAACCAGCTTACCAGCCCTTGATAATAGTTTAGACCTCCAACCATCCAGCTTACTTTGGATCTTGTTTACCACAAAATTAAAGGCGTTCCCCACTCTTCCTTGGTTAATAATGGGAAAACCAAGGTATTTACCTAAGTTGGTGGTTGCGGCAATACCCAATCTCCTACAAATGCCTCTCACCCTTCCTCTAGTCACATTAGGAGAAAAAAGAACCTTAGATTTGGTATAGTTAACTTTCTGTCCagccaaattgcagaaattgtCAAGGACTTCAATGATAGCTTCGCAGTTTTTGTAGTCTGCTTTGGCAAACAGCAACAAGTCATCAGTGAAGAAAACGTGAGAAAAGCTCGAACCACTTCTAGAAGCCTTTACTTTATCCCACCTTCTATCCTCGCACATACCAGTGATTTGGGCTCCAAGAAACTCCATACACAACAGAAAAAGATAGGGAGAGATGGGATCTCCCTGTCTTATTCCTCTTGAAGGTTGGAAAGCCTCAAGTTTGCTACCATTGAACAATAGCGTTGTGGTAGTGGAGGAGACACAACTCAATATCAGCCTTATCATATTCTCTGGAAAACCAAAATGTTCAAGCACCATTTTAATGAACGACCATTCTAGGCGATCATAGGCCTTTTCAAGATCAATCTTCACAACCATGAACCCTGTCCTCCCCTTCCTCTTCCTAAGAGAGTAAATTAATTCTTGGGCAATTATGACGTTATCTGAACCCCTTCTGCCTTCAATAAAAGCTGCCTGCATTGGAGAGATCAAGGATGGTAGCAAGTGACGAATCctcaaaacaataatttttgtaataacCTTGTATAGTGTGTTGCACAGGCTTATGGGCCTATATTGATTAACAGTTTCTGGACCAGATTGTTTAGGAATCAAAACAATTAAGGTCTGGTTAAGATACTCCGGAACTTTTTGCTTCCTAAACACTTCTTTGATTTCCTTTTTAACCGATTCCCCCACTACTAACCAGAATCTCTGGAAAAAACCCGCATGAAGCCCGTCAACACCAGGAGCTTTGTAGGGCTTCATTGTTTTGAGAGCATTCCAAATTTCCCCATCCGAGGGAATGTTCTCCATACTAACAGCATCCTCATGGCTGAGCTTGGCACACCAATCCGATCTCCATTGGGAGGCCATAGGACAAAACACTTGTTCGGATGTATACAACTTCTTAAAACTAGTATTAAAAATTTCCTTCACTTCCTCAATATTGTGACACCATTCACCCTCATTATTCTGTATACTGGTAATTTTATTCTTACTTCTTCTGTGGAGCGTGGAAATATGAAAATACAAAGTATTCCTCTCCCCCAAAATAATCCAATTAGTTCTGGATTTCAAAGCCCACAGCTCCTCTTCTAGCTGGTTGATAGAGTTATATTCTTCAGTCAAACGATCttataaattaatcaaaaaacCATTTGGACAGGTAGCTAAGGCTTTTTGGGTACCTAATAACCTggccaaaattttcttttttctagcaAAAACATTCCCAAACACTTCTCTGTTCCATCTTTGAGCTTTGGTCGAGAAGCTAGAGATTGCCTCCGCTAAATTCTCTTCCCTACCAGCCCAAGCATCCCTCACAACAGTCGGGAAGTCACTGTGGCTCAGCCAAATTGACTGAAATCTAAAAGGTCTGTTAGCAGTGGACCCTAAAAATGGATTCAAACTAAGCAGAAGAGGACAATGATCTGAATTTATCCTGGCTAAGTGGGTGACGTTAGCTTCCGGATATAATTCCTTCCAACCCGGATTAACCCAACATCTATTAAGTCTACACTGTATCAAATTACCCAATTCCCTCTTATCAGTCCAAGTATATTTTGGGCCTGAAAACCCCAGGTCCATCATCCTACAATCATCCATACATTCCTTAATGGCCCTAACCCTTCTCTGGCAGATTGGATTCCCCCCATTTTTCTCATCCTCAGACAAAACTTCATTAAAGTCCCCCATAAGGGCCCAAGGTAAATCATGCATGTTAACTAACATCCTAAGATTATTCCAAACAATGCATCTTTCTTCAAAACGAGGACTGGCATAAATTGCACTAATTAACCAGCATAGAGTTTGAGACCTAACCCGTATCAAAGCATGGATCTCTTGCTCTGTTGCTGCCAGGACATCCACATTCACCAAGTCTGAGCGCCACAGCAACCATATTCCTCCAGGAAATCCAATGGTGTCAGCCACTGCATGTCCATCAAAAGGAAGGGATTCAATGATCTCATCTGCTCTAGCACCACTCATCCTGGTTTCAGTGATCACCATAAGGATTGGAGCATGCCATTCCACTAAATCCATGACTGTCTTCCTGAACTGAGGTTTCATAGCACCCCTACAGTTCCAAATCAGAATGTTCATCATTTTGTAATGAGTAGAGACAACATCCTCGTGAGCCAGAGAAGGAGAAACATCAGTGTTTCTCAATCTCCATACCTCCAACATCTCTTTCCTCGACTCCCAAATCCCCTTGATTAGAGTCACTGAGTGCATGATTATTCCCAAGTCCCCTTGTGTTGCCTTGACTACAATCGTTCCACTTAATCTAGGCTCGGCAAACTGGATCATTTTCACCCTGTGAAGGCTGCCCATCAACGAGCATTCTACCGGGAAGTTGGTCAATTTCTTCACTTCTGAAATCACTGTCTCCGTCAACATCGCTTCTGCTTCCGATAGATATTTTTCCGAGTTCTGCATTTCGGATCTTGTTGCTGATGGCCCTGAGTTTGTCATCGGAATGCTTGGTACTGGAGGCCGATCCGTCAAAAACCTCCACCATGGGTTCGGCGTTGTGATCCACGCCTCGTCTTTCAGAGGCAAGTAACCCAGCTGCTTGCTCCTCTCCGTTAGAGGAAAAATGTTCTTCCATGCCACCATCAACTCTGTTTCGAACCAGCCCCACACCTCTGTTGGGTCTTGCCTTATCCACCGAATGGTTGAGTCGCTCACCGGTATGATCTTTCCTTTGTAGAGAATCCCCCACTTCTCCTTGCCTTCCATCACCTCTGCTGTATTGTTTAGTTGCTGTATTCTCCTTTCCCGTTGGACTGCTATTCTCTAAATTGGTCACTTTTGGGTTCAAAGAGccagaaaaacaaacaaacagggCCTTGCTTTAAATTAGACCCAAACACAAAAAGCCCACTCTTGCTGCTCTGGCCCACTTCTTTTGGTTGTAAACCAACTGATTTCGTTGCCTTCTGGTTAGTCCTGGAACTTATTCCCTTATTTTTTGCTCCCTTGCCACTTTTTAGCTGACTATGATTGGACGTAGCCATCTCTCTCTGTGACACGACGGGTTGCGTGTGCAGAGATTTTCTTTTCCCATCTTTTCTACTCATGCTTGCTACGCTAGGCTCGGCAGTGGTGGCTATGGAAGATTGCGTCATCTGCACATCCGCCGTATGACTCACCGTCTGGACCTGTTGCACTGGTCTAGCTCTATTATCCCCTTTCCTTCTGTTAACAACCATCCATTCTCCATATTCCTGCTGCacatcttcctttttcttcaacCCTTCTGCTTCTTGAGCACTTTGCATGCCCGCTTGGTCATCCTTTTGCTCCCCTGTTTCTTCACCACATCTACCCGTATTCTTCTCCTTGGGCTGCTCTCTTATGGTGTACGAACATGATTCAACCTTGTGGCCAATCCTTCCACACGAGAAACAGAGGGTGTTAATCCCTTCATAGAGCACACACTGCTCTAGCTTGCCGAGGTAAAGTTTCCTAACCAACGGTTTATCCAAGTTAACTTGGACACACAATCTAGCAAATCTGCCCCTTTCCCCATTAGCAGTATGAGAGTCAATCCTCAGGACCGGTCCAATAGCTTTCCCGATCTTAAGGAGTGCATTAGGCTCGTAATACTCAATGGGCAACTCTAGTAGTCTAATCCAAACTGCTACTGAAGAAAGAGTTGCTGTGGAAGCCTTAAACTCCGGTTCCCATTGTCTAATAGCAATAAACTGCTGACCAATGAACCAAGGACCCCCCATGAGGATAGTATCTACATCTTCATCTAACTCGAATTTCACTAGGAAATAATCATACCCCAAGTCTATGCAGTCCATACCTCCACACGGATTCCACatctttctcactctctcaacgAGGAATGAAAACGCCATTCTCCTCCCAAAGGTTTTGATGATGAGAGCTTTTTGCCAAGGTGCTCTCATTTGAACCTTCTCTTCTTTGGAAAATCCAATTCTAAGGCTACCGTCCTGGTCACTTTCCTCTTCAATGTCAGACTCCAAATCCTCTTGCATAGCGCTTTTAAGACCAAACGCTTGTGCAAATGCACCAGGCATTGCACCCACCAGCTTATCCTTGTAACTCCCTATTTTAATCCCCTTtcctttctcattcatctctTGAAAACTATGGCTTTCCTTGAACTTTTTTGTGCTGCGAGCTaaggcatcttcttcttcttccgaGCGCttcagtctttctctctccatcCTAGTTGGTCTCTTGTTGTTACTTTGTTAGCTAAACCGTTGGGTAGTATCATAAacaaatgtctttttttttcttttttctaaataaaaaaataaaataaaatagtaattatgTGAAGATATTCTATACAAAATTAAAACCGTATGcaataagaaaaatcaaaatttgaaagaaagaaagatcaaGGTTCGAAAAAGAGGAATTATTGAATCTTGTTTTATTGATCAAACTGATTCAGGTAGTGGAGAACTCAAGAAATAGTGCAGTTTCACTTTTACCACTAACCAGATACAAAATAAATTACTATGCAGACAGCTCAACTATTAGGCCATTTAGACAATGACTAATGTCCCCAAAGAGAAGAAAGCCCATACTATATCTATGTCTTATAGTATtgctaataaaaaaagtaaagccTCTCACTtagaatttttgttaaaataaataaatcttctaTTGGCCGGATAAaatgctttgtttttttcttactaggtaaaacttttaattaaggcccaaaactttaataaaaataaattatttttgaaatattgtaCTATTTTTGAATGTTCAACATTCtattaaatttgttttactATGTTTACCATGGTTTAAGAGTATAAAAATTctcaatttctcaaaaaaattattcttcttttctctctttaacaaaattaaaattagaattaatagtTCTCAGGACAAATTAACTATTGAAATCAAGGGCGGAGGGGAAGGGGGGCAGGAGCCCACCCCCGGCGAACTTCCAAATTTTTTCACTGCTAATATAGTACATATATCATTATGCCCTCCCTGACAAAAGAAGACACTAGGCGTAGTTGTGCACAAAAAGCAGATTCTACTGCTATAGGAAATCATGTGGGAGACCCACCTAATaatgatttgagaaaaaaaaaaaaaagaaagaagaagaagaagaagaagaatctaTAGTAAAATGAAACAGGAATCACACAATATCATCCTACTGTCATAAGGAAATAGGAAATCATGTGGGAATAGGACCCACctaataatgattaaaaaaaaaaaaaaagatcctacaacaaaacaaaataggaaAGATATATTCAAGACTATTAAGTGTGAACAAATCATGTAGtggtttcaaaatttgaaaaatcgtCGAGAACAATTGAGTAAATTAAGCTAGGTGTGAAAAGACAAATTAAAGTTTAGATTTTATGTTAGATTCTATATGACAATTACATTAGCAtatagttgtttatttattttgatattaatattgattaatttttttagattagttttttacttttaatcttGTCCTCCGACCTAAATTCCTAGTTCCGCCACTGATTGAAATCCATtgttcaataattgaaattcaacATTGCCAAGAGAGATAATGACCatctaaaatatgatatttattctAATACCGattgttttgatatttttagattaaaaatatgtttttttatttatttataaatatatgaaaataatccaattaatgtagtaaattatataaaaaggtTGGATTCTTTTCCTATATGTATcacttataaaatattaagtaataaTTAATGGTTTTCATGGTGTAGTTTGGTGTTATTTCAGGCTATATTTAGCATAGCACTGTGCAATGAGGTTTGCCTAGAACCATTACCGCATCTCACCTTAATAGATCAGTCACTATGCAGTGCATTGCAGTTTGGTCGGTTTtcatttatattaaaaagatCTTTAAATATatgtaagatatatatataaataaatatatatttaatatataaaatataacttatatattaataggtGCGGAGcggtgtgatttttttttgttggacaGTTTTCTTAAACCATGACTGCAAAATTTTTGCACCTCCACCACAGTCGATGGTGCAATGACCACATTTTCCTGTTAGTGTAGGTGTggttagagtttttttttttttttttttttttttttttttttttttttttaatacgagcctaataataatacattttacatttgcatttgaaaataatctatttaaaaccaaattaaGGTATTCAATAGAAATGACTCCATTTagaacaatttttaatttttaaaattttatatttaaaatactctACACATATGAAAAATCTTCATAGTAATGTGACCATATTTTGCATGAAATGCATTTAACATGCCAATATCATAGTTAATATTCCATGATATTGGCATGATCATAGTGGTAttagttaaaaacaaaaaaaaacaaaaaaaaaaacaaaaatcaaattaatgaCTTTGAAAAGAAATGTTCAATGAGTGCCACTGCTAGGATATTGGAAGaaactaataactttttattaaaaggcTCACTAATGTTTAGGAGCAATTTATGAAATTGCACTAATGTTTCAAAAATTATTGGTGGTGTTTCTAAATTCAATCACAAACCAActtacgctctgtttgtttcagcattaacGTTTCCtagaaaattgtttatttttcaaagagcattttctagaaaactatctcattttccagtgtttggtaacgaccttgaaaatgagcttgagaatgttttctggtgtttggtatgcaatttttttaaaatatttcttgtataatttaaaacatgaatattatgtaaactaactaatgtaatcattataaataaaaaactaagaatgaatttggttttcatactaaagttttgacaatagatacaatcaaaattaattagttgtcaaattttcatgatctctacCACTCATCTTGCTTATTTATATAGACAGTAATGTACgtgtacacacacacatatatcaaccatttgtttatatatatgtatatataaatttgacaggggaatacattttcaataacttttaattgtctaCTCTTTTTGTTGGTATACTAATTATCTACTATGGTCAACCAAAAGTCTtcaatattactctaaattatatatttacaaaatgtACTATATAATATATCATCACTGCATGGTATCTGCCAGCAAAAAAAGTATTTGCCAACAAATGCAATTctcctaaacaattatcattcattatataacaatattattagtccaTGGTAAAGATTGTCACATGTAAAAACAATTTAGAGCAATATAGGTTCtatgtttgaaattttcatcttttacttcattcattatttctcctttttttaaaaaaaaaaaatttttggcactttatatatgaaaaagaaGTAACTTCTGCCTAAAATCCATCAAAtcgaaaatttcttagagaaaaaaaaaatcaagcttgaaattcaaattaaagcaaagaattgggattttggtagagaggaatgaaataattaccatTACAAATTTGTTCTTCTTTGCAAGTTGGAGCTATTGACCGAtcagtgaaggaaaaaaaaaatctaatcagagAATTGTGTtatagagaggaagagaaacatgaagaaaagagagaagagagatagttagagagagagatttatggGAAGAGGAGAGACCAGAGTTGGTGACAGTGAgggtgtgaggagagaaaaaaagcaaagggaagagagaaaaagtgagaaaacttaCCATAAGAGAGAGAAGgcgccaaaaaattatgtttcccacGGCTATAGATGAAGGTAATATTTATAGAAGATGCAATGCGTGacagagagattgttttccaaaaaaaaaaaattggaaaacaacctatagaaaataagccttatttttattagagttttccgttgaccaaagatagttttccattgaccaggtttttttgtgctaccaaacactggaaaatgtggaaaattatctttataGAAGGTTTTCCagcaaaacaaacagagcgttaaAATTGGGAGGCTTTTAAGAGTAATTTATTAAgatacaaatttcaattctaaTAAACATTTCCATGAAATCAAGATGCTACTAATGGAAAGGCATGTCCACCTGACATagatattataaaagaaatatcTTTGGCTGCCTATCTAGTAGCCGAAGAGTATTGGAGAATTATGGAAATTATAGCTAAAAGGTCTCTAAAAGTATCCACAGTAGttgagctaaaaatttagctatttggcatcacaaaaagttactttatctattttacctacacatatGCTGCagtagtggatctattttagctttcaacacaataaaataatataaacatcataataaaataatatatctattataataaaataatatatccactacaataaatCAAGGTTTTTAGACCcagaccgttcattgaaccgtaaaagggagaagttcaaggtttttgaggtcgaaccgaggtcgaaccgtgatgacgttataattaatttaataattatttaaaatataaataaattaattaaattaatacaaatagaaaaataaaataaaataatcaaataaaatatatttttcacaaaaattccataatttattttaaatgtcattttattaacaaaaacaaaacaataaatgcaC of Quercus lobata isolate SW786 chromosome 8, ValleyOak3.0 Primary Assembly, whole genome shotgun sequence contains these proteins:
- the LOC115957160 gene encoding uncharacterized protein LOC115957160, producing MERERLKRSEEEEDALARSTKKFKESHSFQEMNEKGKGIKIGSYKDKLVGAMPGAFAQAFGLKSAMQEDLESDIEEESDQDGSLRIGFSKEEKVQMRAPWQKALIIKTFGRRMAFSFLVERVRKMWNPCGGMDCIDLGYDYFLVKFELDEDVDTILMGGPWFIGQQFIAIRQWEPEFKASTATLSSVAVWIRLLELPIEYYEPNALLKIGKAIGPVLRIDSHTANGERGRFARLCVQVNLDKPLVRKLYLGKLEQCVLYEGINTLCFSCGRIGHKVESCSYTIREQPKEKNTGRCGEETGEQKDDQAGMQSAQEAEGLKKKEDVQQEYGEWMVVNRRKGDNRARPVQQVQTVSHTADVQMTQSSIATTAEPSVASMSRKDGKRKSLHTQPVVSQREMATSNHSQLKSGKGAKNKGISSRTNQKATKSVGLQPKEVGQSSKSGLFVFGSNLKQGPVCLFFWLFEPKSDQFRE